The genomic segment GGATTTCTGAACGATCTGGCCCAGCACTGCCGCAGCCTGCGCCCTGATTTCTTCCTGCTGGGCGAGGTCATCCACGGCGACTACACCCGCTGGGCCGGGCCGGGGCGGCTGGATGCCACCACCAACTACGAGTGCTACAAGGGTCTCTACTCCAGCCTAAACGATGCCAACTACTTCGAGATCGCCTACGCGCTCAACCGGCAGTTTGGCGAGGGCGGGATGTACCGCGACCTGCCGCTCTACACCTTCGCCGACAACCACGATGTGAACCGGCTGGCCAGCACGCTGCACAACCCCGCCCACCTCTACCCGCTGCACGCGCTGATGTTCACGATGCCGGGGGTGCCATCCATCTACTACGGCAGCGAGTGGGGCATCGGCGGCAGCAAAAGCGCCACCAGCGACGCCCCGCTGCGCCCCGCGCTGCCCAGCCCCGCCCACATGCGCGGCGCGCCCCACCCCGATCTGGCCCACGCGATCGCGCGCTTCGCACAGCTGCGGCGCGAGCACGCGGCCCTGCGCCACGGCGACTACCAGCAGCTGCTGGTGCGCCACGAGCAGCTAGCCTTCGCGCGGGCCTATGGCGGTGAGGTAGCGGTGGTGGTGCTGAATGCGGCGGAGGAGGCGCTGCCGCTGCAGGTGCCCACCAGCCTGCCCGAGGGCACGCGGCTGGTGGATGTGCTGGATGCGGGGCCAGGGGCGGTGGTGCGAGACGGCGCGATCCACCTGGAGCAGGTGCCGAGCTGCTGGGCGAGGGTGCTGCTCGCCCAGCGCAGCTAGCGGGCCTACGGCTCGGGGGCGTAGGGGGCCAGCTCCTCGATGTCGCCCACGTACACCGGCAGGTCGGTGTGGCCGAGCATCTGGCGGATGGCCTGGATCTCACCGATGTGATACCAGTAGTGGTAGGTCACGCGGCGCATAGCCGAGCCGATGCTCTGGCCCGACACATCGCCGTTGTAGGGAAGATCCTGCTGGAGCAGTTCGGTGGTGAGGGTATCGAGGAATTCCTCCGAGCGGGCGACGACGGCGTGCCAGCAGCCCAGCGCCACATCCAGCGGCGGCGTGAACATCGGCGCGCCATAGCAGAAGTCGCGGGCCAGCACCGGCTCCACCATCACGCCCTGGGCGCGGTCGAGCCAGCACTGCTGCTCCTGCCATGCCAGGTGGGCCACGTTCCAGCTGATGCAGTTCATCGGGCCAAGGTGGCGGGTCGCGTCCTCTGCGCTGATGCCCTCAAGGCCGCGCAGCCACTCGCCGCGCGTGAAGCGCAGCTGATCTACCAGAGGGTGTGCCATAAAATTAGTGCTCCTCTTCGTCAAGCACGGGCACAATGGTCTGAAGCCGCTGGGGCGTGATCGTCACCAGGCCGCGCCCGCGAAGATCCTGCACGTGGTACCACACGCCGCTGCGCGAGGGGATGGCCAGCGCCCGCTGGATGTCGCGGTAGGTCGGGCCGCGCTTGTGCTCCTCGTAGAACTCGCGCACGTAGTCCAGGATGCGGTCGCGCGGCTCGGCGCTGGCCGAGCTGTAGGTCTGGCGCTCGCCCGCCTCGGCGGGCGGCGGGGCCTCGCCCTCGGCGGGCTTGGGCGCGGGCTGCGGCTCGTCCTCCATGTCGCCCACCACGATCCGCCCGTAGCGGATCTGCGCGCTGTAGCGCCCTGGGGCGATCTGCAGCTTGGCCGGTGCCCACACCCGCGGGCTTGAGTTGGTGATGTGCAGCTTCTTGCCCGGCTCGGTGTCGCGCCGAGGGATGATCACCACCTTGTCGCCAAACTGCTCGATGCTGATGCGCGGCGGGCGTTCGAGGCGGTACCACAGCTCGCGCCCGATGATCAGCTCCAGCCGCCCCTGGTGCTTGCGGTCGCGCCGACGGTTAAAGCGCACGAATGCCTCAGGGTCGCGGCCATCCGGGTCTGGCTCGGCCTGAAGCATCGAGATCTTGCGTACAACTGGCATCGCGTAGCCCTCGCTTCAGAGAACATTGTTAGGGGTATACTACGAACAAACGTGCGTATTGTCAAGATTGTACGTGTCAACACAGCTATTGCACACGATGGAGAAACCGAGCCGCCAGCGGCGCACCAGCGCGCCGTCCGAGATCAGCGCGATCGCGGCGAGCTCATAGCAAAGGCGGGGAGCGATACGCGCCCCCCGCCCTACGCCACACCTCAGCGCCCGCTAGGCTGCCCGCGAGATCTCGGCCAGATCCAGATCGATATCGCGCTGGATGGCCCACAGCAGCAGCGACTGCGCGCTGTTCAGGAAGAAGTGATTGCCGGGCAGCGCGCGGATGAGAAACTGCCCGCTGGTCTGCTCGCGCCACGGCTCGACCTGATCGTAGCTGGCGATCGCATCCTGGGTGCCCGCGAAGGCGCTGATCGGGCAGGGCAGCGGCGCACCCGGCTGGTGCTGGTAGGTGCCGCACAGCTCGAAGTCGGCGCGCAGGATGGGCACCACCAGCTGCATCAGATCCGTATTGCGCAGCACCTCGTCGGGCGTGCCGTTCATATCGCGCAGGTAGCGGATGAAGCCATCCTCGGGCAGGCGGTAGACCGTCGGGTTGGGGTTGGGCAGCTGCGGCGCGCGGTGGGCCGAGACAAACAGGTGGGCCGGGCAGAGCCCGTGGTGGGCGATCAGGTGGCGGGTCAACTCGTAGCTGATCAGGCCGCCCATGCTGTGGCCAAAGAAGGCAAACGGGCGATCGAGCAGGGGCAGCAGCCCCTCGGCCAGGGCCGGGATGAGTGTCTCCAGGCTGCGAAACGATGGCTCCAAGATGCGGGTCTCGCGGCCAGGCAGGCGCACGGCGTGCACCGCGATGCTGCTGGGGAAGCTGCCCGGCCACGCGCGGTAGACCGCCGCCCCGCCCCCCGCGAAGGGGAAGCAGAACAGCCGCAGCCGCGCCTGGTCGCTCGGCTTCGTCGTATCGATCCAGCGGCTGACAGGTGTGTCCATAACCCTATCCTCTACTACCAAACAAGTTCGATTGCCATTGTAGATGTTTATGACAAAATTGCAACTCGCGGCAGGAGTCAGGGCGCTTTACCACCACGCCAACAAGACACCAAGGGAACACATAAATAACGGCACGAAGACCCGCAGGCGCAACACGCCCGCCCATGATGCGCGTTGGGCCGACCGGGCAACGCGCCACGCATTGCCAACGGTCGGCCCAACGCACCACACGGCCCAGGGCGGGCTAGAGCCGCACGGTCTGGGTGATGTAGCGGAAGAACAGCTTGATGCTGCCCACGCGGATGGTGGTCTTGTCGGCCAGCTGGGTGGGGGTGCGCGGGGCCAGCGGCATCTCGTTCAGGGCCGTGCCGTTGGTGCTATCCAGATCCTCGATGTCCCACTGGCCGCCGCGAAAGCGCAGCAGCGCGTGGTTGCGGCTCACGCCCATCGAGCCGCCGCCCAGGCTGGTCAGGTCGATGTCGGGCAGGCGCTGCGCCCCCGCGTCGGCCCAGCCGATCAGGTACTGGCCGCGCCGCACATCCAGCGGGAAGCGGGCGTTGTTGGGCAGCACCAGCTCGCTGGGCACCGCAGGCGCGGGCGTCAGCTGCTCGACGCTCTGCTGCAGCTGGTAGAACTCGCTGCGGTGCCGCTCCAGCAGCCCGGTGATCCGCTCTAGCTCGCGCTCTAGGTTCTGGATGTCGCGGTACTTGCGGTCTAGCTCGGTGTAGAGCGCCATCCTCCGCTCGGCGGCCATCAGGTTTTCGCGCAGGGTGCGCATCTCCAGGTCGCGCACCCCCAGGTCGCTGCGGGCGCGGGCCAGCCCATCCTCGGTAATTCGGCGCAGCGTCTCGGGCTGGCTGGCCAGGGCGCGCTCGTTGGTGGCGATCCAGTCGCGCAGCTGGCGCACATCCCGATCCACCTGGGCGACGCTGCGGCGGAGATCGTTGATCTCCTTCTCAAGGGAGGCTCGGTCGGTCATTCCATTCACTCCTTGCGGCACAATCAGGCGATGCCGGGTACAATACCCCAGGCGTCGCTGCTTGGCAATTCGACGCCCGGTTCCGCCATTCGGTTGCAGAGAGCGAGAGACGACCATGCAGGGAAGACAGCGTAGCAATATTCGCCCAGGCCTGAGGGTGGCGATCGTGCTCAAGCAGGATCAGCGCACCGGCAGGCGCACCGTGGGCGTGGTGAAGGATATTCTGACCAGCTCGGCCACCCACCCGCACGGCATCAAGGTGCGGCTGCAAGATGGCCAGGTGGGCCGCGTGCAGGAGATCTTGGCCGAGGGCGACTGATAGAGTTCGCCCAGCCTCCCCTAACCTCCCTACCACCAAGCCATCAGCTCGCGATCATTGACCGCTGCCCGCACGCCGTGTATCGTTGGGGCACACCTCAGCACCAATGGAAAGGGCAGCGGCCAATGATCATCATGCTCAACGGCTCCTTTGGCGTGGGCAAGAGCACCACCGCCGAGGCGCTCCGCCAGCGTATCGCGGGCAGCATCATCTACGACCCCGAGTATGTCGGCATGCTCGCCCGCCACCTCACCGAGGGCCTGCGCCAGGGCGAGGAGGCCACCGACGACTTCCAAGACATCGCCCTGTGGCGCTCGCTGACCGTTGCGGCGGCCCAGGGGCTGTGGCGGCGCTACCAGCGCCCCATGATCGTGCCCATGACCCTCGCGCAGCCCGCCTACCTCGACGAGATCCGCACTGGGCTGGCCGCGTGCGCCCCCACACACCACTTCTGCCTGGTCGCACCGCTCGCCACCGTGCAGCGCCGCCTCGCCCAGCGCGGCGAGCAGCCCGGCTCGTGGGCTTGGCAGAAGGCCGAGCGCTGCGTGCCCATACTCGACCACCCCCGCTACGCCCAGCACATCCCCACCGATGGCCGCGAGGTGCCCGCCGTGGTCGAGGACATCCTCGCGCGGCTGCCGCGCTGAGGCCAACGCTTCGTCAGCCCCGCCCAACGCCGCATCCGCACCGCCGAACGAGGAGAAAGCGGGGCCATGCACCCCATCAGCGCCGCTCTGCTTGCCCTCGCGGCGCTGGCCACATGCGTGGCCAGCGCCGCGCCCACTGTGCCAGCGCCTGCCCTGGACAGCGGCCCGAGCTACGCAAGGAAGAAGGCAGCGGGCAGGGCCTCTACTTTGGCCCCAAGAAGTGGCGCGCGCGCATATCAGTCGGCGTGCCGCGCGGAGCGCTCGTCGCCGTCGATGCGGCGAGCAGCGCGTGCACAATAGTGTATCTGCATGACAGTGATCACTGTGAGTCATTATTAAAACATGCTGCCGCGAGAACACATACCAGATTCAATCCATATCATCCCCATCATACATATTGCCCGCATCGCACTAAGGGCAAATCTGCTATCCTCCCACTAGGCGCTTATTATGATGCATTGCAGCTATCGCCCCATCTACAACGCGCGTACTGCAGCTATTGCAAACGAACACGAAGTTTGCCCCTACAACCTCACCATCGCACCGACCTCAGCCATAGGCAAACTGAACGCAGGCAGCTGTTAGATAATCATGCTATACTCGCACAAAGCCGCATGCAGCAGGGCCTACCGCTATGGCAACACCCAAGGCAACGATCGCACTGCTTATCGATGCCGATAACGCGCCCGCATCCAAGATCACCATGATCTTGAGCCAGATCGCCCATTATGGCGAAGCCAACATCCGCCGCGCCTACGGCAATTGGAAAAGTCCCAACCTCCAGGCATGGGAAAACTGCCTGCACGAATACGCCATCCGGCCCATCCAGCAGTTCGACTACACCAAGGGCAAAAACGCATCCGATCTGGCAATGACCATTGATGCGATGGATCTGCTCTACACCCAGCGGCTTGATGCCATCGCCCTAGTCTCCAGCGATAGCGACTTCACACCTTTGGTGATGCGGCTGCGCGCACATGGGCTAAAGGTCTACGGTTTCGGCGAAGAAAAAACACCTACACCTTTTGTCAAGGCATGCACATCCTTTCACTTCTTTGAGCCAAACGGCCGGACCAAAGGCTTGGAACAAAAAACCGCCGCTGAGACCAAGCAGGCTGAAAGTCCGCCAAATACATCCTATCCGCTTTTTCCCGTATTTGATATTCCCGAGAAGCCGCCCCATTCTGCACCATCGCCTGCGCTTATTGAGCCGATTCCAAACCACAATACAACAGCTGCCAACGGTTCAAAGAAAGGCAAGACAACAGCTGTAGCGCCGCAGCCCACCACACCAAAAAAAGCGGCGCAGCCTGCGCCCGCGCCTACCAAAAAAAGCGGCGAGCAGCTCAAGCACAATACCATGCTGCTCAATAGACTATATAAAGCGCTCGATGAAGCCAAAAAAGATGATGGCTGGGCAGATCTTGCCAGTGTTGGAAGCTATCTCTCACAGCAGGCAGGGTTTACGCTGCGCAGCTATGGCTACAGCAAGCTGCGCAGCCTGTTCGAGGCCATCGATCTTTTTGAGGTACAGATGCGCGCTAAGGCCGCCTACGTGCGGAGAAAATCTAGCGCTGGCGCAAAAAAGACCAAGGCTTGATCTAGGCCAAACCAGGCTTAATCGCATTGGAATGCGATTAAGCCTGGTTCATCCACTTGACCCAACGCTTCATCCACTCGACCCAACGCTTCATCCACCCGACCCAACGCTTCATCCACCCGACCCAACGCTTCATCCACTCGACCCAACGCTTCATCCACCCGACCCAACGCTTCATCCACTCGACCCAACGCTTCATCCACCCGACCCAACGCTTCATCCGCTCGACCCAACGCTTCATCCACTCGACCCAACGCTTCATCCACCCGACCCAACGCTTCATCCGCTCGACCCAACGCTTCATCCACCCGACCCAACGCTTCATCCACCCGACCTCACGAACTCTACCTACCGCACCATATGCTACAATGCCCGCCACATCATCCCGACAGAGAAGGAGCGACGATGCGCAAGCTTATCTACTATGTGGCGTGCAGCGCCGATGGCTTTATCGCTCGTAGCGATGGCAGCTACGACTACTTCCTGTTTGATGGGGAGCACTTTAACGATCTCATCACACGGTTCCCCGAAACATTCCCCGCTCCAGCTTGGCAGCCTATGGGCATCAGCGGACCAAATAAGCTTTTTGATACAGTGCTGATGGGCCGCGAAACGTATGAGGCAGGATTACCTGTAGGGCTCACCAGCCCCTACCCACAGCTGCGGCAGTATGTCTTCTCGCGCAGCATGGCCGAAAGCCTCGACCCGCAGGTCACGCTTGTGTCTGATGGTGCGGAGGCGTTCGTGGCGGCGCTCAAGCAAGAGGATGGCATGGCGATCTGGCTGTGTGGTGGGAGCAAGCTAGCGGCGACGCTGCTACCGCAGATCGACGAGCTTATTCTGAAAGTAAACCCCGTGCTTATTGGCCAGGGCAGACCGCTGTTTGATGGAAAAGCTACCACCATCGGGCTGAAGCTGCTGGAGAGCAAGCCCTATGCAAACGGCTTCGTGCTTCAGCGCTATGCGCTAGAGCAGCGAGCCTAGCCCAACGCACCCACAAGCTGTATGGCCATATCGATCAAGCAGAGCGAATGGCCATACGCATCACACCAACCTATGAATATCACATCTATCATCACATCCATTGCCGCCATCGGTGCGCTGGCCGCGCTGCTACCCATAGCGGCCACGCCCAACGGCAGCGCAGCCAGCACCGCTGCCGCCTACGACGATGCCCCCGTAGTGCTGACCGGGGCCGACCTGCCGACGCTGGCGGGCAATGCACCAGGCACCATTGTCGCTTGGCGCTACAGCGGCATCTGGAAGCAAATCCCAGTGCAGATCGATGAGCGCGCCGTGGTGGACTATGCTACCATCTACAAGAACAGCGCGATGACCGGCGTCACCGCGCTGGTATACACCGACGCAACTACGTGGACCGGGGCTGATGCCAATGCGACCTTCGACACCAACGATGAGCTAGTGTTCATGGCACGCGATGCGGGCCAGCGGCCTGCAGTGTGGGCCGACCCGCCCCATGTGGTGGCTGGCACCGCCCGCGAGGTGCGGGTGAGCGATCCGCAGGATGCGCAGAACACCACCTATGTCTACCTGTTCGAGCAGGATGGCACGCTCGACCAAACGGCGGGGTCCAGCTATGTGTCGTACAGCTTCGCGCTGAACGGCGGGGCCTACAAGAGCGTCTACACCAACCCAATGGCTAGCACTGGGCCAAACCCCGAAAGCTCGACAGTGGTAGGCCAGACCTACCAGACCCACTTCACTGACCGCTGGGTGAACGACGAGCTATGGCTCACCGGCACGAATGGCACCTCAGCCGATCTGCTCGACCGCCACAAGGTGCTGTTTGCCCCTGGCAACTGCGGGCGCAGCGAGAACACCTTCTCGAATGGCGTGTCGCCCTACCCGATCGGTGCGTTCATCGCCAACAAGAGCGGGCCGGTGCGGGCCATCCGCTCGTATGTTGGGGCCAACAGCGGCCCGCTGACCCAGCGCGACCATCTCTTTTACGGCCAGCACCAAGAGATGCGCACCGCGCTGCGCGTGCACAGCGTCCCAGGGATCATGGACTTCTTCGACTGGAGCGATCAGGCCGTGGGGATGACCTACGCCAACTCAAACAATACAGCGGGTGTGACCGTCGACGGCGTAGAGGAGACGATCACAGCTAGCAATCTAGCCTGGGCAATGATCAGCGGCACGCCGGGGAGCATTGTCGAAAGCTACGCGGTAGAAAGCGACATCGCAGGGCTTCAGCCGACCTCGTACTACCTCGACGACGCAACCCCATCGACCACGCAGTGCACCGGAGACAGCAAAGCCATCGGCTCGGCGGGCGTGTGGATCAACCAAAGTATCCCGTGCACCGACCCGCTGCCCGCTTCGTTTGGCGGAACGTGCCCGAGCAGCTACAAAACGCTGAAGCTGCGCCGCTCGATGCACTATAGCGGGCAGTCGACGACTGCAGGCGCTGCCGCCGACTATGCCACCGCCGACGCGCAGCCGCCTTCGGCCAGCGTGGGCGCGTGGGTGGCCCCCACTATGACCCCGACCGCCACGCCTGAGACTCCGACCATAACGCCTGAGACCCCGACCATAACGCCTGAGATCCCGACCATTACCCCTGAGACCCCGACCATAACGCCCGAGACCCCGACCATTACCCCTGAGATCCCGACCATAACGCCCGAGACCCCGACCATAACGCCCAGCGTTACTGCCACTCCAACAGTAGCACCACAGCCAGCAGCGCATAGCATCTATCTACCGCTGATCATAGCACCATAGCCTATCGCCAGAATGAAAGGCAGGCCGCATGATTTCTCATGCGGCCTGCCTGCTTTGATCAAGGCAACAAATGAGCGCTACGCCTGGGCGCACGCCTGATACAGCGCAGAGTAGAAGGCATCCGGCTCAATCGAAAGCGGCAGGCCCGACACCCCGCCATCGCCCGCCTCCACCACCAGCCACGAGCCATCCTCCTGCGCCGCCACATCCAGCGTGATAAAGCGGTTGGCAAAGCGCGCGGCCAGATCCTGCCATAGCCCACGGTTCGCATCCAGCGCCGAGGGGTCGCGAAAGGGCGCGTGCGCAATGATCGCCCCATCGAAACAGAACAGGCGGTACTCCTCGTGGATCGGCTGGCCCTGCATATTCTGGCCAAGCTCGACCAGCGGGTGGTAGCGCCGCAGCACCAGCCCCTTCTCGAACAGGCTGCCGCGCTCGTAGAGAAACGCCGCAAGCGTGCGCTCAAAGTCGGGGCGCGTGGTGTGGGCCGGAAGGTAGCAGGCCTCGCGCCAGCGATGCTTGGCCGACTTCACAAAATCCTTCAGAATGGCCGGGGCATCGGACACCTGGCCGTACAGCTCCCAGGCCCTCCCCGTATCGCTTCCGTCCATCCACACTGTCTCGGGGGTGTGGCCGCGCAGATGGGCGTAGGCCAGCGGCAGGTAGTGCGCCTCGGCGTA from the Chloroflexia bacterium SDU3-3 genome contains:
- a CDS encoding alpha-amylase; the encoded protein is MHPWASDSFFYHIYPLGLCGAPQHNHLDTPAVPRLAQLQEWTPHLQQLGVNAIYLGPLFESHSHGYDTIDYATVDRRLGSNATLADLVAHYHRSGIRVILDGVFNHIGRGFWAFRDLCEHGQGSRYRDWFVGVDFGGRSPCGDSFTYETWGGHYELVKLNLQHPEVRAYLFGVVARWVEEFDIDGLRLDAADVMDIGFLNDLAQHCRSLRPDFFLLGEVIHGDYTRWAGPGRLDATTNYECYKGLYSSLNDANYFEIAYALNRQFGEGGMYRDLPLYTFADNHDVNRLASTLHNPAHLYPLHALMFTMPGVPSIYYGSEWGIGGSKSATSDAPLRPALPSPAHMRGAPHPDLAHAIARFAQLRREHAALRHGDYQQLLVRHEQLAFARAYGGEVAVVVLNAAEEALPLQVPTSLPEGTRLVDVLDAGPGAVVRDGAIHLEQVPSCWARVLLAQRS
- a CDS encoding DinB family protein, with product MAHPLVDQLRFTRGEWLRGLEGISAEDATRHLGPMNCISWNVAHLAWQEQQCWLDRAQGVMVEPVLARDFCYGAPMFTPPLDVALGCWHAVVARSEEFLDTLTTELLQQDLPYNGDVSGQSIGSAMRRVTYHYWYHIGEIQAIRQMLGHTDLPVYVGDIEELAPYAPEP
- a CDS encoding thioesterase; this translates as MDTPVSRWIDTTKPSDQARLRLFCFPFAGGGAAVYRAWPGSFPSSIAVHAVRLPGRETRILEPSFRSLETLIPALAEGLLPLLDRPFAFFGHSMGGLISYELTRHLIAHHGLCPAHLFVSAHRAPQLPNPNPTVYRLPEDGFIRYLRDMNGTPDEVLRNTDLMQLVVPILRADFELCGTYQHQPGAPLPCPISAFAGTQDAIASYDQVEPWREQTSGQFLIRALPGNHFFLNSAQSLLLWAIQRDIDLDLAEISRAA
- a CDS encoding FHA domain-containing protein — translated: MVVSRSLQPNGGTGRRIAKQRRLGYCTRHRLIVPQGVNGMTDRASLEKEINDLRRSVAQVDRDVRQLRDWIATNERALASQPETLRRITEDGLARARSDLGVRDLEMRTLRENLMAAERRMALYTELDRKYRDIQNLERELERITGLLERHRSEFYQLQQSVEQLTPAPAVPSELVLPNNARFPLDVRRGQYLIGWADAGAQRLPDIDLTSLGGGSMGVSRNHALLRFRGGQWDIEDLDSTNGTALNEMPLAPRTPTQLADKTTIRVGSIKLFFRYITQTVRL
- a CDS encoding YwbE family protein, with the translated sequence MQGRQRSNIRPGLRVAIVLKQDQRTGRRTVGVVKDILTSSATHPHGIKVRLQDGQVGRVQEILAEGD
- a CDS encoding ATP-binding protein, with translation MIIMLNGSFGVGKSTTAEALRQRIAGSIIYDPEYVGMLARHLTEGLRQGEEATDDFQDIALWRSLTVAAAQGLWRRYQRPMIVPMTLAQPAYLDEIRTGLAACAPTHHFCLVAPLATVQRRLAQRGEQPGSWAWQKAERCVPILDHPRYAQHIPTDGREVPAVVEDILARLPR
- a CDS encoding dihydrofolate reductase; its protein translation is MRKLIYYVACSADGFIARSDGSYDYFLFDGEHFNDLITRFPETFPAPAWQPMGISGPNKLFDTVLMGRETYEAGLPVGLTSPYPQLRQYVFSRSMAESLDPQVTLVSDGAEAFVAALKQEDGMAIWLCGGSKLAATLLPQIDELILKVNPVLIGQGRPLFDGKATTIGLKLLESKPYANGFVLQRYALEQRA